In Beijerinckia indica subsp. indica ATCC 9039, the genomic window GCGTCGCGATCCGTCGATGTGTGACGGCGCGGAGCGTGGAGCGCTTGTCGGCGGGGGAACTGTGAGCCTCGATGAGGACAAGTGCGGCGGCGCGATCCGCCTGCCGTTCGAGCATGAGGTCAATAAGAGAATCGGCCAGGGCGGATGACGAAAGAGAAGCAGCCGCTTCCGTGATCTCATCGAGCCGTCTCGTCATGAGATCACCATAACGTGTCAGCAAGGCATCGGCGAGGCTCTCCTTGGTCGGGAAGAAGCGATAGAGCGAGCCGATAGCCGTCTTCGAGCGCGCGGCGATTTCCGTCATCGTCGCGGCATCATAACCCCTTTCCGCAAAGAGAGCTGCGGCGGCATCCATGATCGCCGCTACGCGAAATCGGCCGCGCTCACGCTTTGGTGCAACCGCGGCCACGGCCGTTGACTTTTGCGAGGACATCCTCAACTATCTCATTTGCGAGTCTATCCTCGCATATCATTCC contains:
- a CDS encoding TetR/AcrR family transcriptional regulator, which codes for MSSQKSTAVAAVAPKRERGRFRVAAIMDAAAALFAERGYDAATMTEIAARSKTAIGSLYRFFPTKESLADALLTRYGDLMTRRLDEITEAAASLSSSALADSLIDLMLERQADRAAALVLIEAHSSPADKRSTLRAVTHRRIATLLVSVNGTLPQARAETMAMLLLHVLKAVPMLACEGGEIREDLLAETRELVRLYVAHIMRPTGEGVS